A stretch of DNA from Candidatus Cloacimonadota bacterium:
CTCATAAAAATCAGAAATTATTGAGAAAAGTATTCTCAAACGAAGAAGAATTAACTCATATTTTTCATCTCGGAGACAATTATGAAGACCTCGATGAAAATCCTGATCTTACTGAAGGAAAAGAAATTTTAAAAGTACCGGGAATTTACCATAAAGGTTATCTGAACAAGACCATTCCATTTACTCAAAAAGTAGAGATCAATGGTTGGAGTTTTTTGCTTGTTCATGCTTTTGAAGACTTGAAAAGATCAAATGAAAAAGCTGAATTCATTTTGTTTGGACATACCCATATCCATCATTTCCATAAAGATGGAAAGATTTATTATATCAATCCAGGACACCTGAAAAGAGAGTTCGATAAAGGCAGACCTGCTTCTTATTTGATCATTGAATTGGATGATAGCAAGTTGAGATTGCATTTCAAATCAGTTTCCGGAGAGATTTTCCAAACTGAAAAAATCGAAAAAAATAATTAAAATTGTAAGCTTGCCAAACTTCAAAAATTTGGCAAGTTTTAGAGTTGGAGGATCAATGAACATAGAAGAAATTAATCAAAAAGTGATTGAAAAAAGTCAAATTATCGATAAGATTTTAACGGAAGTCGAGAAAGTCATTGTCGGTCAGAAATATATGATCCGCAGAATGTTGATCGGACTGCTTTCTGACGGACATATTTTACTGGAAGGAGTTCCCGGACTGGCGAAAACTCTTGCGGTAAACACGGTTGCCGAGACACTTAAAGCAACATTCAGAAGAATCCAATTCACTCCTGATCTGCTTCCCGCAGATTTGGTCGGAACTCTGATCTACAACCAGAAGACATCAGAGTTTGTTCCCAAAAAAGGACCGATCTTTGCCAATTTCATTCTCGCAGATGAGATCAACCGTGCTCCTGCAAAAGTGCAATCTGCTCTTTTGGAATCTATGCAGGAAAGACAAGTTACGA
This window harbors:
- a CDS encoding metallophosphoesterase — protein: HKNQKLLRKVFSNEEELTHIFHLGDNYEDLDENPDLTEGKEILKVPGIYHKGYLNKTIPFTQKVEINGWSFLLVHAFEDLKRSNEKAEFILFGHTHIHHFHKDGKIYYINPGHLKREFDKGRPASYLIIELDDSKLRLHFKSVSGEIFQTEKIEKNN